Proteins encoded within one genomic window of Aspergillus nidulans FGSC A4 chromosome VII:
- a CDS encoding uncharacterized protein (transcript_id=CADANIAT00007910) — MSTTPQIPGAIDVPEQNGYTYIVPLDPNRTQYHARQLERYDAQSPYIRGRVTRIQYQCSGVRICSYLHPNLRNMHHYKVTEDDWNYIRQERQLIEETEMDPKKQKAISHFFGVLRVFKRHQACRPQQVGCAPKMVLGEAALIYREKLAFYPDGQDLNALQLECDRNEYLKHYVREIYHEGDITIIICILQDQAKLFQSLRSFEVDMSFKRVREGRFNEVIFAVFLEDHGKVITLLRAFMNQQTGRAYYFLFKKVFEMIHDLSGHPVQFFHLHGTGIETIVVDMDEGQRDVLFKAMISLLHAPTRAQYMDILEQLLEDPTPGVATWAEHKLHPHFNQTRMHTNAGEQTHQKSYAFSGKHLPILKAVTSAYFLDVRDMHQYSVRIHYNITHSYRPDDEISRITENLIRDQRKRRRNQEIEEEENIEGVLPRRARPSRSFSSSGSPRPRRSRSSTRGRSYTRGVSRSSTPQRSPSLAQIASQNYRDQQASHEQHILDLRERQARLDRYEVETRLMQQRLLQPTSPQLVGVNPVQYPPLPGYLPSSSQLVNPGPVYVPQMTGALPYVPSQAPFVPSTETSHQLVYQDSQARSFSTVSC, encoded by the exons ATGTCTACAACTCCGCAAATTCCAGGTGCTATTGACGTTCCAGAACAG AACGGCTATACCTATATTGTCCCACTTGATCCGAACCGG ACTCAATACCATGCTCGCCAGTTGGAGCGTTATGATGCTCAATCACCCTATATTCGAGGCAGGGTTACTCGAATACAGTACCAGTGTTCAGGCGTTCGAATATGCTCTTATCTCCATCCTAACCTTAGAAATATGCACCATTACAAGGTtacagaagatgactggaaCTATATCCGACAGGAGCGACAACTTAttgaagagacagaaatGGATCCTAAAAAACAGAAAGCAATCTC ACATTTCTTTGGTGTGCTTCGTGTATTTAAGAGACATCAAGCTTGTCGGCCGCAACAAGTAGGGTGTGCTCCTAAGATGGTACTTGGCGAAGCT GCTCTTATTTACCGGGAGAAGCTTGCATTTTATCCTGATGGCCAAGATCTTAATGCACTACAACTAGAATGCGACCGGAATGAATATCTTAAG CATTATGTGCGAGAAATCTATCATGAAGGTGATATTACAATTATTATTTGTATATTGCAAGATCAGGCCAAGCTATTTCAAAGCCTACGCTCATTTGAAGTTGACATGTCCTTCAAACGCGTACGTGAGGGCAGGTTTAACGAGgttatctttgctgtttttTTAGAGGATCATGGAAAAG TTATCACACTCCTTCGTGCGTTTATGAACCAACAAACAGGCCGTGCCTACTATTTTCTATTTAAAAAGGTCTTTGAGATGATTCATGATCTTTCAGGCCATCCAGTACAgtttttccatcttcatgGAACCGGCATTGAAACTATCgttgttgatatggatgaaggACAGAGGGAcg TCTTATTTAAGGCAATGATTAGTCTTTTACATGCCCCTACCCGAGCCCAGTATATGGATATTTTAGAGCAATTACTAG AGGATCCAACTCCAGGCGTGGCAACTTGGGCTGAACATAAGCTGCATCCG CATTTTAATCAAACCCGTATGCATACCAATGCAGGTGAACAAACCCACCAAAAATCATATGCTTTTAGTGGGAAGCACCTACCAATTCTAAAGGCAGTTACTAG TGCATATTTTCTTGATGTACGAGATATGCATCAGTACTCTGTGCGGATACATTATAACATTACCCATTCCTATCGGCCAGACGATGAGATCTCAAGAATTACAGAGAATTTAATCAGGGACC AAAGAAAACGACGCCGTAatcaggagattgaggaagaggaaaatatAGAAGGAGTACTACCTAGAAGAGCACGTCCTTCTAGatctttctcatcctctggATCTCCACGGCCACGCCGCTCCAGGTCTAGTACCAGGGGTAGGAGTTATACTAGAGGAGTAAGCCGAAGTTCTACACCACAGCG GTCTCCATCCCTAGCCCAGATTGCTTCTCAGAACTATCGCGATCAGCAGGCTAGCCATGAACAACATATACTTGATCTTCGTGAGCGCCAAGCACGTCTAGATCGATATGAGGTAGAGACTCGGCTTATGCAGCAGCGTCTACTACAGCCAACTAGTCCTCAACTAGTTGGTGTAAATCCAGTGCAATATCCACCTCTACCTGGATATTTACCATCTAGTTCACAACTAGTCAACCCGGGCCCAGTATATGTTCCGCAGATGACTGGAGCTCTGCCATACGTGCCCTCTCAAGCACCATTTGTTCCATCTACAGAGACTAGTCACCAACTAGTCTATCAAGACTCACAGG CACGAAGTTTTTCCACGGTATCTTgttaa
- a CDS encoding uncharacterized protein (transcript_id=CADANIAT00007911), which produces MAHHDPLHTAPTRRNLPIEVSYSIGPCNSSMDHNVSQLERKPDRNDGFQRYLEATGATIYQSWHPPHTASPYPVQSDGQFHIPNSQSQNLGFPASTSSFMQPSVAQADYHYPMNAHAPSTVMSDLPLAREKWFNRPPLLYPFQFT; this is translated from the exons ATGGCCCACCACGACCCGTTACATACCGCGCCAACCAGACGCAATTTACCTATTGAGGTCTCATACTCCATCGGTCCTTGCAACTCGTCCATGGATCACAACGTTTCCCAGTTGGAGCGGAAACCTGACAGGAATGACGGATTTCAGCGCTATCTCGAGGCCACCGGCGCTACCATTTACCAATCATGGCACCCTCCGCATACAGCCTCGCCATATCCGGTCCAATCAGACGGCCAATTTCACATTCCAAACAGCCAATCCCAGAATCTTGGGTTTCCTGCCTCGACGTCATCGTTCATGCAGCCCAGCGTGGCACAGGCGGACTACCATTATCCGATGAACGCCCACGCCCCATCGACTGTGATGTCTGACCTCCCACTCGCCAGGGAAA AGTGGTTCAATAGACCTCCATTGCTGTATCCATTCCAGTTCACTTAG
- a CDS encoding uncharacterized protein (transcript_id=CADANIAT00007912), which yields MSTTSTPRHRPISFVGKWLDTIEERPAPQSTSYPRRSPIPSASSNLTGSTLVWPRARQDTGITQDTRVVVVKSPRPKKSKKDAFCAIFRSWKATLTTRTTSHETFPATVRENPELAIAELSSHLSANFAVLIETALRNSPSKALSARRICKEIMRADNWYRAHENLGWQESVARELSLSPSFQPVIECREGRVRNKGVKWQLTAVDVSLAPATAPWRPPQDSVPYPLELSTEVEATERQTEPSRAENSDTPQPRRPSAGLPALAALASASLLSSALPLHPEEDTIPKDEALVSGFSKRLFFTAPGPSRSPANISFNDAPPPSHQSDTPTVPPPLRPPPPSLDIPESLPVQVDSSARPSPASSTALSADPLATADASSVQVSTPSSCAQQLYDSPLPITAAVRVLKHNIHCIEKRLSLVENTTIQLLQKWEMPSGRGPNLIVPAHSLGSSIYSRCNPSNGSMLSPGNYNPSFSQSNNSLSNCPPLGSSTAVTTRTPSEKAPSEEFPSPDFDVLLSFENPDNPRAGATNADDDGGLVEDRFMPDLDLEAWNEEHNGALGVLEKERLGTDNPTILEYSEGSGPYFDETAANPWRLSSSNGAKQIQTTPNLSLNFYRPLQTTKRTRLQPTTWRMTSRIKAVDINYYVLWYENILDTKAPNNQLDWVRDGRLVVSVWSTVEGQNAIVEAAIDNNLDMVQYPFSKGPDIDEVGIKGPAGDESYNDMGIPLHQAATDGYTEMALFLADAGANTHLKDPMGRTAEDLALEKDHTEILTLYAGKRVP from the exons ATgagcaccaccagcaccccAAGACATCGACCGATATCGTTTGTGGGGAAGTGGCTGGATACGATAGAAGAAAGACCGGCACCACAGTCCACTAGCTACCCCCGCCGCAGCCCTATACCGTCGGCCAGTTCCAACCTCACCGGGTCCACACTCGTTTGGCCACGCGCGCGGCAAGATACCGGCATCACTCAAGACACTCGTGTGGTCGTCGTCAAGTCGCCGCGCCCTAAAAAGAGCAAAAAAGACGCCTTCTGCGCCATCTTCCGCAGCTGGAAAGCCACCCTTACCACGCGGACGACGAGCCATGAAACCTTCCCAGCGACCGTTCGCGAAAACCCCGAGCTCGCCATTGCAGAGCTCAGCTCGCATCTGTCTGCCAACTTTGCAGTCTTAATCGAGACGGCTCTGCGGAACAGCCCGTCGAAAGCGCTGTCCGCTCGCCGCATATGCAAGGAGATCATGCGAGCGGATAATTGGTACCGAGCCCACGAGAATCTCGGCTGGCAGGAGAGTGTCGCACGCGAACTCTCCTTGAGCCCTTCGTTCCAGCCGGTGATCGAATGCCGTGAGGGTAGGGTTAGGAACAAGGGGGTGAAGTGGCAACTCACCGCGGTCGATGTTTCTCTTGCACCTGCGACTGCTCCCTGGCGGCCACCGCAGGATTCGGTTCCCTATCCACTGGAGCTGTCGACTGAAGTTGAAGCTACCGAGAGGCAGACGGAGCCATCTCGCGCTGAAAACAGTGACACGCCGCAACCTCGTCGTCCGTCTGCCGGACTGCCTGCCCTAGCGGCACTTGCCTCTGCGTCTCTACTATCATCGGCACTGCCCCTTCATCCTGAGGAAGATACAATCCCGAAGGATGAGGCTCTGGTATCTGGGTTTTCCAAGCGGTTGTTCTTTACGGCACCTGGTCCTTCTCGTAGTCCCGCGAACATATCATTCAACGATGCGCCTCCGCCTTCGCACCAGTCTG ATACTCCAACGGTGCCGCCGCCTCTACGGCCTCCACCACCCAGCCTAGACATCCCCGAGTCTCTGCCGGTCCAAGTGGACAGTAGCGCACGCCCAAGCCCAGCTTCCTCAACTGCGCTCTCGGCAGACCCCCTGGCCACTGCTGATGCCAGCTCGGTGCAGGTCTCTACACCCAGCAGCTGCGCCCAGCAGCTGTACGATTCCCCTCTTCCCATTACTGCAGCAGTGCGAGTTCTTAAACACAACATTCATTGCATTGAGAAACGGCTTTCCTTGGTTGAGAATACTACGATCCAGCTGTTACAGAAGTGGGAAATGCCGTCAGGCCGTGGCCCAAACCTGATAGTCCCCGCGCACTCACTTGGGAGCTCTATATATTCTCGCTGCAATCCTTCCAACGGCTCCATGCTTTCTCCGGGCAATTATAATCCAAGCTTCTCCCAGTCTAACAACTCTCTGTCAAACTGTCCCCCGCTTGGCTCGTCCACGGCCGTAACCACTAGGACACCCTCAGAAAAGGCACCTAGTGAGGAATTCCCTTCGCCGGATTTCGATGTACTTTTGTCCTTCGAAAACCCAGATAATCCACGTGCCGGTGCAACCAacgccgatgatgatggcggccTAGTCGAGGACCGCTTTATGCCCGACCTGGACCTCGAAGCCTGGAACGAGGAGCATAACGGAGCACTCGG TgttttggagaaggagagattGGGTACAGACAATC CCACTATCTTGGAGTACAGTGAAGGATCCGGGCCATATTTCGACGAAACAGCCGCGAACCCTTGGAGGCTTTCATCCAGCAACGGCGCGAAACAGATCCAGACTACTCCCAACCTCTCCCTGAACTTTTACAGGCCGCTGCAGACTACCAAGCGGACAAGATTGCAGCCTACTACCTGGAGAATGACTAG TCGAATAAAAGCGGTCGATATCAATTACTATGTGCTTTGGTATGAAAATATTCTTGACACAAAGGCCCCCAATAATCAGCTTGACTGG GTTCGCGACGGTAGACTTGTTGTCTCGGTATGGAGCACAGTTGAAGGACAGAATGCAATTGTTGAGGCAGCAATTGATAATAACTTAGATATGGTACAATATCCCTTCTCAAAGGGgcctgatattgatgaagtCGGGATCAAAGGCCCGGCGGGTGACGAGTCTTATAATGATATGGGAATTCCCCTTCATCAGGCTGCTACAGATGGATACACAGAGATGGCGCTTTTCTTGGCCGATGCAGGAGCTAACACCCATCTTAAGGATCCCATGGGACGTACCGCAGAAGACCTCGCTCTGGAAAAGGATCATACAGAGATCCTAACGCTCTACGCCGGAAAACGGGTACCATGA
- a CDS encoding protein exgE (transcript_id=CADANIAT00007914): MHLDLAPVIAAASVGLATAGAVPRRAESIKTCADELWTGEVLHLSLNIIERPIIVDVELQHNAVVTVDKTILIECTNAPARLYTTVYATTTSTITKTIYTATIISTTGLPAQTQAQSTTADVDTTHNGGVPTEVNTRSMTSVNPSSSNCFRHIRRPRRRPRRRWLCGRHLHFRSPVTSTLYASGTNTAVTYTAVTPSSTPKSSHKFGDFTDWTTFKANGVNLGGWLEQEKVFNQYWWNQYAPEAEDEWTFCETLGSECGPVLEERYANFVTTADIDRLAAVGIKVPGSQLHSGNQKEYLRKIAVYAIERYNMRIIVGLHSLPGGVDSLDIGENVGNDGWFFNSKNLAHSYQAVEENLSFFVQTGYPWAFTISSLNEASDNPTQSAPPKTLTANGTAWIVKYTQGVLTRIAAVDKRFPLMLQDCFLSEEHWSPYFPPGTNLVVDQHVYYFAAPGVYSQWVSGAICGQASILPGGGKFPVFVGEWALQKLYSNAFERRQELFEMQRYAWTKYVSDGAFWNIKHNSSAVVDGQVTQRDNWSYERLLDAGGLLLLTLLNISKNETLLAATQYARPVQDGMRDVFMTKC, translated from the exons ATGCATCTTGATTTGGCCCCTGTTATAGCGGCAGCCTCTGTCGGCCTCGCGACCGCTGGCGCTGTCCCGCGTCGTGCCGAGTCTATAAAGACATGCGCCGATGAGCTCTGGACAGGCGAGGTCCTGCACCTCTCGCTCAATATCATTGAGCGTcccatcatcgtcgacgtCGAGCTGCAGCACAACGCCGTCGTTACGGTTGACAAGACTATCCTTATTGAATGTACCAATGCCCCCGCTCGTTTGTATACCACCGTTTACGCCACTACCACATCCACCATCACTAAGACCATTTATACCGCTACAATCATTAGCACCACGGGGCTTCCTGCCCAAACTCAAGCTCAGTCTACGACCGCCGACGTGGACACCACCCACAATGGTGGCGTCCCAACGGAGGTCAACACGCGGTCTATGACCTCTGTCAACCCTTCGTCCAGTAACTGCTTTCGGCACATCCGGCGCCCACGCCGACGGCCCCGTCGCCGGTGGCTCTGCGGTCG CCACTTACACTTCCGGTCCCCTGTGACCAGCACGCTGTACGCCTCCGGCACAAACACAGCAGTCACATACACCGCGGTCACCCCTTCATCCACACCCAAATCGTCGCACAAGTTCGGGGACTTCACTGACTGGACCACCTTCAAAGCCAACGGCGTCAACCTCGGCGGTTGGCTCGAGCAAGAAAAGGTCTTCAACCAGTACTGGTGGAACCAGTACGCTCCAGAAGCCGAAGATGAATGGACCTTCTGTGAGACCCTGGGCTCAGAATGCGGGCCTGTCCTCGAAGAGCGATATGCGAACTTCGTCACCACAGCGGACATCGACCGTCTCGCTGCCGTCGGC ATTAAGGTCCCTGGCTCGCAGCTTCACAGCGGAAACCAAAAGGAGTACCTGCGCAAGATTGCCGTCTACGCGATTGAGCGTTACAACATGCGCATCATTGTCGGCCTACACTCCCTCCCAGGTGGCGTGGACAGCCTTGACATTGGCGAGAACGTCGGCAACGACGGCTGGTTCTTTAACAGCAAAAACCTCGCTCACTCGTATCAAGCCGTCGAAGAAaatctctctttcttcgtgCAAACCGGGTATCCCTGGGCCTTCACCATATCCTCTCTCAATGAAGCCTCCGATAACCCGACGCAGTCCGCTCCCCCCAAGACGTTGACAGCAAACGGCACCGCGTGGATTGTCAAATACACGCAAGGAGTCCTCACCCGCATTGCCGCCGTCGACAAGCGCTTCCCCCTCATGCTACAGGACTGCTTCCTCTCCGAGGAGCACTGGTCTCCTTACTTCCCTCCCGGCACGAATCTCGTCGTCGACCAGCATGTATACTACTTTGCCGCCCCGGGTGTGTACTCGCAATGGGTGAGCGGGGCTATCTGTGGACAGGCGTCGATTCTCCCAGGCGGTGGCAAGTTCCCCGTCTTCGTGGGTGAGTGGGCGCTCCAAAAGCTCTACAGCAATGCCTTCGAGAGGCGTCAAGAGCTTTTTGAGATGCAGCGCTATGCCTGGACCAAGTACGTGAGCGACGGCGCGTTTTGGAATATCAAGCACAACTCTAGTGCTGTTGTGGATGGGCAGGTGACGCAGCGCGATAACTGGTCTTATGAACGCCTGCTCGATGCAG GAgggttgctgttgttgacacTGTTGAACATCTCA AAAAATGAAACACTCTTGGCTGCTACCCAGTATGCTAGGCCCGTTCAAGATGGAATGCGCGACGTTTTCATGACGAAGTGCTGA
- a CDS encoding glycoside hydrolase family 72 protein (transcript_id=CADANIAT00007915), whose product MKFALAAAAASALFGQVMADVDPIIIKGSKFFYSSNNTQFYIRGVAYQQDYTTNSTSSSDSSYKDPLADETACKRDIPILQDLNTNTIRVYAIDPTKNHTTCMNMLADAGIYVIADLSDPSESIDRNDPRWETALYTRYTNVIDAMAGFSNTLGFFAGNEVSNTVQTTDASAFVKAAVRDMKAYIKAQNYRSGLGVGYATNDDKSIRVQLADYFNCESEEDSIDFWGYNIYSWCGDSTYTESGYKDRTEEFANYSVPVFFAEYGCNEVTPRKFTEIEALFGDKMNGVWSGGIVYMYFQEANDYGLVSVVDSTSVSTMADYKYYSSQINAVSPSGTNKASYTPTNTALQSCPAVTSGSWLAKATPLPPTPNTDLCSCMDKTNACVVDSSVDSDDYADLFSIVCGLTECAGVSANGTTGSYGAYGMCQSKQQLNWALNKYYSEQGSVASACDFDGSATTTATTAATGSCSSMMSQAGTDGTGTVTATATGSGSSATETESSGANALNVGVSAGAGGFVVAVLGYLL is encoded by the exons ATGAAGTTTGCTTTAGCTGCCGCCGCGGCCTCAGCCCTCTTTGGCCAGGTGATGGCGGACGTTGATCCTATAATTATCAAG GGCTCGAAATTCTTTTACTCTAGCAACAACACCCAGTT CTACATCCGCGGAGTTGCCTACCAGC aggaCTACACCACCAACAGCACCTCTAGCTCCGACAGCAGCTACAAGGACCCCCTCGCCGACGAGACAGCGTGCAAGCGCGATATTCCCATCCTGCAGGACCTCAACACCAACACGATCCGCGTCTACGCCATCGACCCAACGAAGAACCACACAACATGCATGAACATGCTCGCCGATGCCGGCATCTACGTTATAGCCGACCTCTCTGACCCCTCCGAGTCCATCGACCGCAACGATCCCCGCTGGGAGACTGCACTGTACACCCGGTACACGAACGTCATTGACGCCATGGCCGGGTTCAGCAACACCCTCGGGTTCTTTGCTGGCAACGAGGTCTCCAATACCGTGCAGACCACTGACGCAAGCGCATTTGTCAAAGCAGCTGTCCGGGACATGAAAGCTTACATCAAAGCCCAGAACTACAGGTCTGGTCTTGGTGTTGGATATGCTACCAACGACGACAAGAGTATCCGTGTGCAGCTGGCGGACTACTTCAACTGTGAGTCCGAGGAGGACAGTATCGACTTCTGGGGATACAATATTTACTCCTGGTGTGGAGATTCGACGTATACCGAATCCGGGTACAAGGACCGCACCGAGGAGTTTGCGAATTACTCCGtccccgtcttcttcgccgaatACGGCTGCAACGAAGTTACTCCGCGCAAGTTCACTGAGATCGAGGCGCTCTTCGGTGACAAGATGAATGGTGTTTGGTCTGGTGGTATCGTCTATATGTACTTCCAGGAGGCTAATGACTACG GCCTCGTCTCTGTCGTTGACAGCACCAGCGTCTCCACAATGGCTGACTACAAGTACTACTCCAGCCAGATCAACGCTGTCTCCCCCTCCGGTACCAACAAGGCCTCCTACACCCCCACCAACACGGCACTCCAATCCTGCCCCGCCGTGACATCCGGCTCCTGGCTGGCAAAGGCGACGCCCTTACCCCCGACTCCGAACACTGATCTCTGCTCCTGCATGGATAAGACAAACGCCTGCGTCGTTGATTCCTCCGTCGACTCTGACGACTACGCtgacctcttctccatcgtgTGCGGTCTAACTGAGTGCGCGGGTGTCAGTGCAAATGGTACGACCGGGTCCTACGGTGCCTATGGAATGTGCCAGTCgaagcagcagctcaacTGGGCTCTGAATAAGTATTACTCGGAGCAGGGCAGTGTGGCTTCGGCTTGCGACTTTGACGGCTCGGCCACAACGACTGCGACTACGGCTGCTACGGGAAGTTGTTCGTCAATGATGAGCCAGGCTGGGACGGACGGCACGGGCACCGTTACTGCTACGGCTACGGGGAGTGGCTCTTCGGCGACAGAGACGGAATCCTCCGGTGCAAACGCTTTGAATGTCGGTGTGAGCGCTGGGGCTGGTGGGTTTGTCGTTGCTGTTCTCGGGTATTTGCTGTGA